The genomic region tttacagaataaataaaaagaaacattaataggaagcaaagataagacaaaaagaaaatgttaaaagaaattaaagataataaaaaggaaacaaacaataaaataatgacaaattataaagtatttttttattttgtatgttATAACATTGTATTGTATTCTTGAGTATTAGTTTCAGGGTACTTTTGAACTTATTTGTATTCTTTTCTGAGTTGACAACTGTGATGgaaatgtaatattttattatgtGTCATGGATCGCATAAATTAATTTACATAATATGTAAATTACTTTAAAAATCTACATTAAAGATTTCAATCAATAACACATTGATTATTGTATGAtgcacttctctctctcacacacacacacctttgaaCCAGGTACTGTATGTGAACACCCTTTGTAAGTTGGAGGCAGACATTCTTGAATGTAGCCTGCCTGTACATAAGAACGTCTTGTTTCTCAACGCGGGATTTTGTAATATGAGACCGCGAACGCCCCTTTACCAGAATATCTGCGTCAATTGTGGGAAACAACATCTAACGGTTTCTTCGGAACTCTGGATTGTGAGCAACAGAAGAGAAACTACTTGGGAAAGAACCGATACAAAGCTGCAGTCCGAGAAGAAGAACAATTTCACTGGTATGTTTGATTGGTCTTCAATTTCTTGTGGTAAATCCAACGAAAATAACTTTTATCGCATGTTCCGTGTACGTTGTGACCGTCGTTAAACCCCCTAAAATTGTTTTGCTGTTTCACATTAAGCGGTAGACTAACAGAACTAGAACATATGTCGTCTTATCCGTGTAATATGTGTGGTTGGAAGACTCACGGCAGTGGACAGCTGCACGGGAATCGGAAAAACAGGACATGGGGAGGTGGGACAAAACAGAAAATATTACAGGAATGGAGAGAAGGTTTACTGCATAATGATTGTTAATATCGCGGTAACTGTGTGAGCGCTGACTTTCATGTAGTTCATCTCAATCTTTTTCTTTGTATAACGTCTTTAGCAAAGAAGCTGTGAAGAATTCAGCGTCAGTAATTTTATCGCACTGCAATTGGTTAGACGTAATGTAACTACAGTTTGCATCGCCTTCTATGTGTTTGTTTAATGGCGTGAAATATTTGTATGTATTGTGTTGTGAATGTGAATAATCGCAATAATaaactcgaggttcgtgctataacgtgtaatattgacacgctataacgtgtaatattgacACTGCTGTAGCTACTGatctacgaccgcagcacagcagtgccaatattacacgttatagcacgaacctcgagtgtattattgcgattataccacagttccattatcgctgtttattgaaagattttgagttaaagaggacgagaaaatacgacctgttggGTTAAAAACACttcgccagttaaaatagtcccattcaatggctcgctgctaaacttacacaacactggaacagccttacccaataaatattatagaggtaaatacaCACTTTTGGGtttaccaaaaccggcttttgaaaaagtgcaggggacatgtcccccccccccgtcccccccaatTACGTCCGTGCTTGTGGTCCTCTGAcaatgtggtggtgtgtggtcttTCATAGGTGAACAGTGTAACCTGCATTAAAAATGGCCAGCACTTCTATACCAATGCATAACACGGGGAATGGCTTCACCATTGTGACTCATGTTATGTCCCAACCAACGGCAACAGCTGAAACAGGACGTGTTGCTGGTTTTGGTCCACTTCAGAAATTTCTGAAAGCAGAGCCAAAGGCATTAGGAGTAAGTACAGTGTTAATGATTGTTGATTATTGGGAGGAgtgcgggtgggggtggggggggggtgggggggggtgggggggggggggacccccATTGTGATGTCACTTTTTAACTGATTGATGTGATTTCTGTAATGCGCGAGGCCTGAAGCATGATGCCAAGTCGAGAGCATCTTTGTAGTTTCGCTTTTATTCATCAACACAGTACGGAAATAAAGACTGACAAAGAAagcttacaacacacacacttaaatacacagacaacaCCAGACACAAGTACagcatataataataatgagaCAAGTGACACGGACCAGGAAGTTTTGTTAACGGAAGCTGGACACTACCCGATTTGCGTGATACCCGATTTtactgtccatccatccattatctgaaccgcttaatcccgctagtcgggatcacagggggctggagccaatcccaacatctccgggcgaaggcagggtacatcatgggcaggtcgccagtccaccacatggctaacacacacgcacgcactcacacctacgggcaatttagcatgatcaatcaacctaacacgcatgtctttggactgtgggaggaaaccggagtacccggaggaaacccacgcaggcacagggagaacatgcaaactctacacagagcagcccagaccgagaatcaaacccagaccgccttgctgtgaggcgacagtgctaaccaccataCCACCGTGCCGCCCTCCCGATTTTACTACTTGCGCTCAAATCTTCACACATAGCAAACACTTGATAGGTAGTACTtaaaaaatcattttaataGGTGTATGTagctatatatatttgtgtcattttgaATGTTTTACTTTGTTTCAACTGTGTCGCAGAGATACAATCTTTTTGTTTCAAATTCATGTGTATCCACAGGATAAAAATGCTGTTACTATTATGCTACATAACATTTACAAAAGTAGATTAAGATATCCACTGTTAATTCTTTAAATGCTTCAAGTtctgtagtttgtagatttgtATGCTAATTTATTGGAACTCATGAACTTAAAATAGCAAATGGCAAGTTCACAACGTTAGCTGCTGTATCCTAAAGATTTTTATATAACCTATCAAAATGCTTTTCTCCACAGACAGTCCAAATAATGATTGGTATGATGACCATGTTGTTTGGTATTGTGCTATTAGTCCAGTTTGAAACCATCACTTGCATCTCTGGTGTCACTTTTTGGGGCTCTTTGTTTGTAAGTATTCACATTTTCAACATGGCACAAATAAATATGATTAAATAAACACTTTCTGACTGCAATCTTAATCTCAATCTCAATCCCATTCCCTTTTTTGTTCCCTCCCAGTACATCATTGCTGGCTCACTCACTGTTGCGGCAAGCAACAAACTTCATCGCTGTGTGGTATGAACAATTAACATTTCACTTTTTGCAggaattaaaatattaaaatcaaAGTTTTTTTTACTTGAAAGATTTGAAAGCCAGTAATTACAAATGATCTGTTTCACCAGTAATATGCCAAGCCAATAACACTACCTAGTTAGAACATGACCTAAAATAGTAATAAGTTTAATAAGATATACGAgcaaaatatgtaaaatatcaTCCTAAATATACTTTTAATGAccttttacatgtaagtcatatTGTGTATTACATTTTTCCCCACCTGTAAAAGTATTTAAAGTTGTTGATAATTGTCTGTTGGCCCCTGTAAAACAGCTTGCTTTACACTGTAATGATTTTGCTTTTATGGTTTTAGGTGAACGGCTCTTTGGTGCTTAATGTGTTTAGCACCATATGTGCAGGAATAGGCATCATCCTACTTTCCTTAGATTTGGCCTTCGATTTCTTTCATTATTCTCCGTACTACTACCAAAATGTAGGTTACAGTTGCACACCTGACAAAACAGTTTGCACATCTGTAATAGATCTGAGTTTTGTTTGACAAACTGCATGTTTTGTATATCACAATATTCAATATTCAAACATTTTGCAGGTGAGCAAAGGGATATGTGGTGTGTTGCTGGTGTTCCATGTGCTTCAGTTCATCATCTCCATTTCGAACTCAGCCTTCGCCTGCAAAGCCACCTGCATATCTGAACCCGCTGTGAGTATTACATAGATAATTGTTTATAAAAGCTATTGCATTATAATGTCACATTATCTGCATTTTGTATTTATAAGCATTCACCGTGGGCTgtatagtgactctgctatatAAACTATACAACATGTGAAGCACTCTGTATTTTTCTGTGCCTCAGGTGAATATTGTCACAGTGGTTCCAAACCCAGAGGAACGTCATCCATTGGTCAATTCCTTCCCTACTGATCAAAGCCAACAGGTAAGAAAATACTGCAGCGTGTGCtgtaggatgccacctgtgcaacaattccagtcgtgaaatttccttgctcctaaatatttcaaagtcaactgtcagctgtagagtcaatcactacagacgtccaaacttcatgtggccttcagaatagctcaagaacagtgtgcagagagcttcatggaattgatttccatggttgagcagctgcatccaagccatacatcaccaagtgcaattcaaagcgtcagatgcagtggtgttaAGCACGCCGGCCctagactctagagcagtggaggcgcgttctctggagtgatgaatcacgctCCTCCATCTggaaatctgatggacgagtctgggttcaGCAGTTGcaaggagaacggtacttgtctgactgcattgtgccaagtgtaaagtttggtggagggagattatggtgtggggttgtttttcaggagctgggcttggccccttagttccagtggaaggaactctgaatgcttcagcattccaagacattttagacaattccatgctcccaactatgtgggaacagtttggagttggccccttcctcttccaacatgactgtgcaccagtgcacaaagcaaggtccataaagacatggatggcagagtctggtgtggatgaacttgactggcctgcacagagtcctgacctcaacccaatagtACACCtgtgggatgaattagagcggagactgagagccaggcattctcgtccaacatcagtatgtgacctcacaaaaaaccaccatcatattgaaccctatggaatAGGAATGTGATGTCACTTAAACCCATATGTGATTCAAgcaaggtgagtgaatactcttagcaatatagtgtgtgtgtgtgtttatatacacacaccaacacacacacactcactgaccaCTTTGTTAGGtgcaccttgctagtaccgggttggacccccttttgtcttcagaactgccttaatccttcatggcagattcaacaaggtactggaaacattccccagagattctggtccatattgacatgatagcatcacgcacatgctgcagatttgttggtTGCACATgtatgatgcgaatctcccgttccaccacatcccaaaggtgctctattggattgagatctggtgaatgtggaggccattcaa from Brachyhypopomus gauderio isolate BG-103 chromosome 8, BGAUD_0.2, whole genome shotgun sequence harbors:
- the LOC143522121 gene encoding membrane-spanning 4-domains subfamily A member 12-like, which codes for MASTSIPMHNTGNGFTIVTHVMSQPTATAETGRVAGFGPLQKFLKAEPKALGTVQIMIGMMTMLFGIVLLVQFETITCISGVTFWGSLFYIIAGSLTVAASNKLHRCVVNGSLVLNVFSTICAGIGIILLSLDLAFDFFHYSPYYYQNVSKGICGVLLVFHVLQFIISISNSAFACKATCISEPAVNIVTVVPNPEERHPLVNSFPTDQSQQGLFAISSTTANSPPAENPPPYNEMKDQPVS